Part of the Lotus japonicus ecotype B-129 chromosome 6, LjGifu_v1.2 genome, AAGAGTTATGAAATATAAAAACTGAGTGCGATAAAGAGTGCAAGAGCCTAGATTAATTTAATCCTTACTAACAATTattatttgcctataaaaaatctAAATGTTGACATTTTATATTAGAACATCTCCAATGCTAATTCTTATAAATGAGTTCTTAAGCATTATTCATGTGGTCTCGTACGACCACATATGTTTAAACAATTCTTAAGCAATTTTTGCATATTTCACTCCAACCACAAGTTCTTAATTTTgagttcttaacactattcatttggtctcaacatactacattatttatactttttatttttcaataatgatatatacacacctcattttttaaacacttcattttcacatctttttatttatatctttctcatcttatcatctatcacatctcatactttctctatcttactttttttcttttctccttatatctttcctcattccacctctctccacctcaaagagaggtgtgaatgaAACATTATTCTTTATGTTCATAAAGcaataaaacaaaattataaaGTAATAAAGAAATTTTGATGAGAGAGCAAAAAAGTTTTTTTATgctaaaaactcataaaacaaagttgtttatatatataagaattgtttttatttttaaaaactaagaactcTACGTCAACCATCTTCAATGCTTAGACCAAGTGCAATGGGTGAGTTGAGTGGTGTGTTGAGTGTTGAGAGAGTAGTGTAGTGGTGTTTAGTGATGTGTTGAGATTgaggagagaggtgttgagAAAACTCAACATGTTGAGGGTGTTGCGGGCAGGCCACGTGGCGGCCAAAGATTGGCCGCAGCAGGCGTGTGGGCCACATGGCCCGACAGGGCGCGTGGGAGTAGGTCCGGCGGAGAGAGAAAGGTGAGTAGCTGGATAGAGAGTGACACGTGGCGATTCCTGATTGGGTCGctggatttttatttttttaatcttttgaactcaattatttcattggaaaaaaaaattccggaaattttttttaaaccaaaattcatgttttttttccaCTATAAATAGACTTGGTTTGTTAGATTTGGATACAGAAAAAAAATCCAagtttttcaccatcttattatctttctcactatcttattatctttctattatcctttgttttgaaatggattaCAACAattaccatttcaacacccagaattcttctaactACTCATTTAGCAACCAAAATTCCTACAAttttcaagatccaaatcaattttccaactaccaaaatctcaacaattatcaagatccaagtCAATtttccaaccaacgtcctcaaaacatACATAATTTTGTTTTGGCACCAAATTTAGTTTGTTgtattgcattttaagttaagaaaataaaatatattattttctatatttaaaaaaaattaaattgttaaatgtttattgttttaatttaatttaaatcgataattgtaattttatgtcatcataaaaacaaaaatataaaattaaataaaaatatgaaataaaaaagtggtggggtagggtgagtggtgagatagggtgttgaatgaaaaactattgtagtgggtaaaagttgaatgagtgttgaatttgagagagaaggtgatgtggagtgttgggaagagaaaaagtggtgttgagtGTTGAAAACTATTGTAGATGGTCTTAGAAACATGGTTCTTAGTTATCAATTAAGAACTCAACTCTAAGAACGAGCATTGAAATGCTCTTAGAGAGTAACAAACCTATGTAAATTGTTCATTTTAAgtataaaaaaaaggaagaaattaAAATATGCAATGATAAATGATTGAAAGGAAATGGggataaataaaaaatgtggtgtgtttttttgaaaaaaaataaagtggAATTATAAATAAATCACAGCATATACTCTAGTGAGTATTTAAAAAAGTCAAAATGATTAAAAGGTTATTCAAAATTGTCTGGAGCATAAGCAGCTactctttgtatttttttttttaaaaaggttatTCAATTGCTAGCATTTTAGAGGTTTATCCGTAGAGTTGGACAATCTATCATTTCCctagttttttcttcttcttttgttcactaatgaataaaaaaaaatctaaaaataaattatttttaaaaatgagAATTGGAAAAAATTTATCCACACACCTAAAATATTTATGATCACGAAAAACCAAATTGACAACCAGACTCATGTATTAAATTTTGAGAAAAAGAATGATGCACTgattttttacaccgtcaattaatcagattttaaggatgtgtcacgttaattaatgaaattaaataaaaatagagattGTGTCacgctaattaataaaattaaataaaaaaaagattttctcacatccttaattttaatttttactccTATTCTAtaacttataaaaataaaatagctGATGTGACTTTGTTTATTCGTTTGGGTATGGGCATGGACTGACCCACCGTATACATTTAGTATGGATAAGAATTTATGTGTTTTTGCTTTTCAGATTGTTACCCACCAATAAACCAATAAACCGATCCCATACTTGATATATGGacctaggggtggaaataggccaggCCGTTCGTAGGGGCCTATGGCCTAGCCTACCACAGGCCCAGGCCAGGCCAGACCAAATTGGTAGATAGccaaggcttaggctttttgaaaagcctatttagttaaaaaggccAGGCTCAGGCCATTCAACAAGCCTTGTAAGCCTTACAGgctagcctatttaagtaaatatgattagtattttttggtaaattgtaaatatgataagtataaatatattttacccttgatgatgtctatatattaaaaatttataataatatcttgatattatatacttattgagaTTTTAgtatatttaagcaaattgacttatataacgattcaaagttataagtctttttaaaaataaatatatgacgtatttaaatatcttaatatggcgtgtgattttaaattggctcttcaactctaagaaaccaacataatctcGTTTAGTTTCATCACGACCTATTAGCTGATAATATTATAAGTCTGATTgttgaaaatattattttagtataatttaacccgttagcttataagtttgatAACTTCTTTACAGATAAATTTATTAACAAACGTAAAACTCTTGTTGTGAAACGGGTCTTTAAACAGGCTACCAGGCCAAGCCAGGCTTTCGGAAGGCCCAGGCCAGGCTCGAAAAAAAGCCTTTGATAGGCCATAGGCCAGGCTCAggccttaagatttttaaacagGCTAAGCCTATTTAAGTAAAGCCTACCTAGGCCtagcctattcccacccctataTGGACCCAAGTCACTGTTAGCTAAGCAAGCTGTTGGAGTGGTCACATCATTCCATTAATGGTAGATTAGATGGCTATTGGTACTGAGCCGGAGACGCATTGTGCTATCTTTAATGCATTTATTAGTGTATACCTGCCCAGCTAGGCAAACACGCACATACCCACACACACAGACTTCATTCGTATCCAGTATGGATGGTTTGGTCATACCTTTCTAGATCAGGTAACTGTCccttgtgctaatttttttatgggTAAAGAAATATATTGATATAATATACAAggagtacttcaacccaatacataGAGAGCAAATAAAAAAGTAGCAAACCCTTTGCTATTATTTGTATTTGGACCTGAACTCAATATTCATATATTGCCTATTAAAAACTCCCACCCCACATTTTTTTACTAGTATCATATCTCtctattttctattaattaactatgaaaaatatatttgtttttgttaattttgaaaatatgatttattttctatttcaatctttaaaatatatattagctcccttcatttatttattttcattagcatattatttgaaaaaatagcATTAATGCTCATTTAAAATCCTAAGTGGACAAATtctcttaatttttcatttcCTAACATAGATTTCATGTACTTATGTTATAATtggataataataaaaattacatatatgaAATTGTGTAATTAGGAAGTAAAAATTGGGCTGTGGAaggttgaataaaaaaaaatcttcatattATCCTGTTCGTAAGGAATGtgataaataatatgattaaatggaaaaatatatatagcaGATGAAGACGAAAATAAAATGAGAATGGATCATAGTTCTTAAGTTCACAATCTAATACTCCTTAATTATACTAAAATGTATATGAGTAATGATTAATattcacattttattttttattatatatatatatatttatttatctttgCATTTTATATCTCAACACATCTTATAACACTAATCTCTCTAGCTCTTTCTATTTCTAATGCATTGTTTGTTTGtgtagagtttcaagagagagAGTTAGAAAAGAGGGAGTTAGTGAAGAGATGGGTGTTCCATCCTCGTTTGGTTGGCAAAGGAAGAGAAGAGACAAGATCTGAAATGTGGGACCCATGACCTTTTTTAGATCTCTTATATTTGCGAAGAAAGTGGGAGGAGATTTCACTAATTTTTTAACTTACCAATTTTACCCttggtttttctttctttctagcATGTTAATTGCACTGCACTTTGGATGCGGATTGACAAATCATTTCCGAAATTAGATTGCTTGTATAAATGATTTTCTATTCTCCGAATTAtagatttcatttttttttctaaaaaaagttTTGCGGGAGGTAATTATCTACATTAAATTTAGTTGTTTAAactgaaaataataataataataaaaatattgttGGGTTAAAATGTCATTTCATACAAAATTAATCTTGTCTCTTTTCACTCTctattcaaccaaacaaaagGAGAGAGAAGCCACGCCATTCTTTCTCTTCATTCTCTCTTCTCAACTCTCTCTACTCTATTTCTAACATACTCTATATCTCTCTTCTCAACTCTCTCTCTACTAtatctcttctctaccaaacaaagcataaaaGTATTTCTAAAGGTGTGGAGTGTGAATTTGTGAATAAAACATTTTTGAAAGTGTACTACTATAGAACTAGTGGAAAACAAGGATGCTACGTGTTCCTAATTCCTTCATCGGATTATTATGGTTCTATATATACATATAGAATAATGCATGGTGCATACATAGCCTCACGCAACCTATTATTATAACAATATATAACATTGTCAAACCCCTCCCTCTCTCTTCACGCAACCATGTCCACCACCATCAAAGCTTCTTACACTGTCATCCCCGCCGAGGCCAGTCCAAACACCCCCCTATGGTTGTCCCCCAGCGACCAAGTGGCGCGTTGGAGCCACACCTCCACCATCTACGTTTACAAAGAAACCCCAAACCACCACGCCATTGACACAATGCGAGACTCTCTCAGCAAGATCCTCGTCCATTACTACCCCCTCGCCGGACGACTCAGCTGGATCGAAGGCCACCGTCTTCAACTCAATTGCAACGGCAAAGGTGTCGTACTTATCGAAGCCGAATCAACAAAAACACTCTCTTCATACGGAGACTTTGCACCTAGTGACACCGTGAAAATGGACCTCACTCCTACCGTTGATTATACCCAACCCATAGAGGATCTCCCTCTACTTCTAGTGCAGTTGACAAGATTCAAAGGAACCAAACAAGGCCTTGTCATTGGAATGGCCTTTAACCACGTTCTAGGCGACGGCCTCGCCGCAATTCGTTTCATCAACTCATGGGCCAAGCTCTGTAAGGGGGACGTCGCGCTGGATCACAGCGAGATGTTCCCCTTTCTTGACCGGACGGTGCTGAACTCCTCCACGCGCCCGTGCTTCGACCACCCCGAGTTGAAGCCTCTCCCGCTCTTGCTTGGCAGTACTAACACCGTGGCCGAACAGAAACACGAGAAGACGGCCGTGGTGTTGAAACTGACAAATGAGCAAGTGCAGAAATTGAAGCAAAAAGCTAATAATGGTCTTGAGGAGTCGTCTGCACGACCTTACAGCACGTATGAGGTTGTTTCCGCGCACGTGTGGAAGTGCGCGACAAAGGCACGTGGGCTGGACGATGTTCAACCCACGGTGGTTAGGGTGAGTGCAGATATTCGTAGCCGGCTGAACCCGCCTCTCCCTAGAAACTACTTTGGGAACGCGCTGGCCGTGGCGCTAACCCCAACGTGTTTCGCGAGGGATGTTTTGTTGAACCCGTTGAGGTACGGGGCGAGAAAGATAAGGGAGGCAGTGGAGTTGCTTAAGGACGATTATGTGAGGTCGCAGTTGGACTTCATTAGGTGTCAAGAGCGGTTGGATTCGATTCGGGCTTCGTATTTGGACCGTGGGGAGGCTAAAAATGCGCCATTTTATGGGAACCCGAACCTCACGATTGTGAGCTGGATGAGTATGCCGGTGTATGAAGCGGATTTTGGGTGGGGGAAGCCTGTGCGTTTCGGTCCGGGAGCTGTGTATCCTGATGGGAAGGCGTATATTATCCGAAGCTCAGATGGAGATGGGTCACTTGATGTATCTGTGCATTTGCAGATGAGGCACATGGAGCTTTTCATGAAGTTCTTTTACCAGGATATATGAAATGAATCGTTTTTCTTTTGTGTGTGATAATTGTCTTGTTGTGTTCGAGTCGGAATTATATATTGGGTAAtggacaattttttttattgtgatttgtatTTCGTAGtgattgaaaaatattttttgtttttcaatttctttgttttcttcTCTTAGTACGTATTTCAACTGAGAAATAAAATTAAGTGTGAACAAAATAATATGCATGTgatgtttttctcttttcttttcttatctatTCTTCTTGAGTGATTTTTAGTTCATACTATTCAACAAATCTCTTACTTTCTTTTTTCCTCCATATTTTTTTCTCTGCAGTCATAAGTGTGAATTAAgctttattgttttttatttggtgagtgaaattttaatttattgtaaaattaaattaaagtcACGTATCCATAAAGAGTCCATAAATTAGTATTGAATGGGAAAGAAGAATAATTAAGTTTCTGATATATGGAGTGTGTCAGCACGTGATGTCTGATGGACTTAATAAATAAGTAATTGATAAGAAATAAGTTGAAACCAATAAATAAAAGAGGGTAGTATAATTAATAAGTAACTCGGAGATGGTCATGATTTGCTCACATGCTCTATGATGACTTATGGATAGTGATACTTACATGTATATTATATGGTGTACTATTGGGTCTTTATCTTGGTAGTGGAGCGTACGTATATTGGTTAGGGTGTGAACATGATCGGGTAGATCTAATGAATccgtccaacccaatccgatcaaatagaaaaaatgcgggttggatcgaGTAATCGGGTTAATCGtatggattttac contains:
- the LOC130723221 gene encoding hydroxycinnamoyl-CoA:piscidic acid hydroxycinnamoyltransferase-like; its protein translation is MSTTIKASYTVIPAEASPNTPLWLSPSDQVARWSHTSTIYVYKETPNHHAIDTMRDSLSKILVHYYPLAGRLSWIEGHRLQLNCNGKGVVLIEAESTKTLSSYGDFAPSDTVKMDLTPTVDYTQPIEDLPLLLVQLTRFKGTKQGLVIGMAFNHVLGDGLAAIRFINSWAKLCKGDVALDHSEMFPFLDRTVLNSSTRPCFDHPELKPLPLLLGSTNTVAEQKHEKTAVVLKLTNEQVQKLKQKANNGLEESSARPYSTYEVVSAHVWKCATKARGLDDVQPTVVRVSADIRSRLNPPLPRNYFGNALAVALTPTCFARDVLLNPLRYGARKIREAVELLKDDYVRSQLDFIRCQERLDSIRASYLDRGEAKNAPFYGNPNLTIVSWMSMPVYEADFGWGKPVRFGPGAVYPDGKAYIIRSSDGDGSLDVSVHLQMRHMELFMKFFYQDI